The proteins below come from a single Crossiella sp. CA-258035 genomic window:
- a CDS encoding LacI family DNA-binding transcriptional regulator has translation MVTRPEAAGWRPVAVSPGASLSLTRSRRRDRPTLREVAAAAGVDVSTASRLLRGQDTAYRAETRQRVLDAAEALGYRPNAQARALRLQRQQAIGLLVPDLDNFGFTQIMRGVQEVATEQDYTLMVVEAGSGEGAGNAYDKLGLEGKVDGVLVAFASVDDPNIQEWATREHLPMVLVQRGTPGYPAAVVMDEVHNVSIMVDHLVELGHRRIGHVSGPLRTDTGLRRRQGFAAAMRSHGLTVRPEWICDGNFHWRGGHQAALHILDAPAAQRPTALVVANLLSALGTLSAARELGLSVPHDLSVIAIDEHIVAAHTDPPLTAVKTPQRELGRASAHMLLQVLQGHRPSKLVLPTPPELVVRASTAPAPSA, from the coding sequence GTGGTAACTCGGCCAGAGGCCGCTGGCTGGCGGCCAGTGGCAGTTTCGCCCGGCGCGTCCTTGTCCCTCACTCGAAGTCGGCGGCGTGATCGGCCGACCTTGCGCGAGGTGGCGGCGGCGGCCGGGGTGGATGTGTCGACAGCCTCCCGGCTGTTGCGGGGTCAGGACACCGCCTATCGGGCGGAGACACGGCAGCGGGTGCTCGACGCCGCCGAAGCGCTCGGCTACCGGCCGAACGCGCAGGCGCGCGCCCTGCGCCTGCAACGACAACAGGCCATCGGGCTGCTCGTGCCGGACCTGGACAACTTCGGTTTCACGCAGATAATGCGTGGCGTCCAGGAGGTGGCGACCGAACAGGACTACACCCTGATGGTCGTCGAGGCGGGCAGTGGCGAGGGTGCGGGCAACGCCTACGACAAGCTCGGGCTCGAAGGCAAGGTGGACGGCGTGCTGGTGGCCTTCGCCAGCGTCGACGACCCGAACATCCAGGAGTGGGCCACCCGCGAGCACCTGCCCATGGTGCTCGTGCAGCGTGGCACCCCCGGCTATCCGGCCGCGGTGGTGATGGACGAGGTGCACAACGTCTCGATCATGGTCGATCACCTGGTGGAACTGGGGCACCGGCGGATCGGTCACGTGAGCGGACCGCTGCGCACCGACACGGGTCTGCGGCGGCGCCAGGGTTTCGCCGCGGCCATGCGGTCGCACGGGCTCACCGTGCGCCCGGAATGGATCTGCGACGGCAACTTCCACTGGCGGGGCGGCCACCAGGCGGCCCTGCACATCCTGGACGCGCCGGCCGCGCAACGGCCGACCGCGTTGGTGGTGGCGAACCTGCTGAGCGCGCTGGGCACCCTCAGCGCGGCCCGCGAGCTGGGTCTTTCGGTCCCGCACGACCTCAGCGTGATCGCCATCGACGAGCACATCGTCGCCGCGCACACCGATCCTCCGCTGACCGCGGTGAAGACACCGCAGCGCGAGCTGGGCCGAGCCTCGGCCCACATGCTGTTGCAGGTGCTCCAGGGACACCGGCCGAGCAAGCTGGTGCTCCCGACACCGCCGGAGCTGGTGGTGCGGGCCTCGACCGCACCGGCGCCCTCGGCGTAA
- a CDS encoding helix-turn-helix transcriptional regulator has translation MPEVDEEDRVAESPTVRRRHVGAELRRLRESAGRDRESAAELLDCSLSKITKIELGNVAVKKAELEKLLDFYAAPADLSASLLVIAAEAKKRGWWSKYGKAVPDWFRTFVGLESAASEMRVYEAELITGVLQTEAYTRAVIAAVSPELDDDQVARLVRVRAERQARLLGGDPQRLNLIMSEAAVRRMVGGPAVMREQLTFLAEVQRRPNVTIQVLPLRSGAHAAIGFTFTMLRFPDEPAPTLVYLEDLTSAVYLDEAADLDVYKLAFDRLQALALGPAESVALMERVVSEFE, from the coding sequence GTGCCGGAGGTTGACGAGGAGGACCGCGTGGCCGAGAGCCCCACGGTGCGCAGGCGGCACGTCGGCGCGGAGCTGCGCAGGCTGCGCGAGTCGGCGGGACGGGACCGGGAGAGCGCGGCCGAGCTACTGGACTGCTCGCTGTCCAAGATCACCAAGATCGAGCTGGGCAACGTCGCGGTGAAGAAGGCCGAGCTGGAGAAGCTGCTCGACTTCTACGCCGCGCCCGCCGACCTGTCAGCGTCCTTGCTGGTCATCGCGGCTGAGGCGAAGAAGCGCGGCTGGTGGTCCAAGTACGGCAAGGCGGTGCCGGACTGGTTCCGCACCTTCGTCGGGCTGGAGTCGGCCGCCTCCGAGATGCGGGTCTACGAGGCCGAGCTGATCACCGGGGTGCTGCAGACCGAGGCGTACACCAGGGCGGTGATCGCCGCGGTCAGTCCGGAGCTGGACGACGACCAGGTGGCCCGGCTGGTCCGGGTGCGCGCCGAGCGGCAGGCGCGGCTGCTCGGCGGTGACCCTCAGCGACTGAACCTGATCATGAGCGAGGCCGCGGTCCGGCGAATGGTGGGCGGTCCGGCAGTGATGCGAGAACAACTCACATTTCTGGCCGAGGTGCAGCGGCGGCCCAACGTGACCATCCAGGTGTTGCCTTTGCGGTCCGGGGCGCATGCCGCCATCGGATTCACCTTCACCATGCTCCGTTTTCCGGACGAACCCGCGCCGACGCTGGTTTATCTGGAAGACCTGACCTCGGCCGTCTATCTCGATGAAGCCGCGGATTTGGACGTGTATAAGCTCGCCTTCGACCGCTTGCAAGCGTTGGCACTCGGCCCGGCCGAGTCCGTCGCACTCATGGAGCGGGTAGTGAGTGAATTCGAGTAA
- a CDS encoding DUF305 domain-containing protein, which translates to MSRLPLKSGVLAAFAALALTACTGNGTQGAPPETTEQVPVIAPGKPGESAKTLSSMPPIAERPPGDADFSYVSMMIPHHRQALEMTALVADRAQHQDVRGLAGRIEGAQAPEIQAMEGYLKRHNKPVPSAHGGHAGSSAMPGMASFADMVRLKDARGAEFDRMFVRLMIAHHEGAVKMANDVLATGHDIFVEEMAQDVIATQTDEIKRMREIKV; encoded by the coding sequence GTGAGCCGTCTGCCGCTGAAATCCGGGGTCCTTGCCGCCTTCGCCGCCCTGGCGCTCACTGCCTGTACCGGCAACGGCACGCAGGGTGCGCCGCCGGAGACCACCGAGCAGGTGCCGGTGATCGCACCGGGCAAGCCGGGCGAGTCCGCGAAGACCCTGTCCAGCATGCCGCCGATCGCCGAGCGGCCGCCCGGTGATGCCGACTTCAGCTACGTGTCCATGATGATTCCGCATCACCGGCAGGCGCTGGAGATGACCGCGCTGGTCGCCGACCGCGCCCAGCACCAGGACGTGCGCGGGCTGGCCGGCCGGATCGAGGGCGCGCAGGCCCCGGAGATCCAGGCCATGGAGGGTTACCTGAAGCGGCACAACAAGCCGGTGCCCAGCGCGCACGGCGGGCACGCCGGCAGCAGCGCCATGCCCGGTATGGCCTCCTTCGCGGACATGGTGCGGCTCAAGGACGCCAGGGGCGCGGAGTTCGACCGGATGTTCGTGCGGCTGATGATCGCCCACCACGAGGGCGCGGTGAAGATGGCCAACGACGTGCTGGCCACCGGGCACGACATCTTCGTGGAGGAGATGGCCCAGGACGTCATCGCCACCCAGACCGACGAGATCAAGCGGATGCGCGAAATCAAGGTCTGA
- a CDS encoding HAD family acid phosphatase has product MRLRSALVGAITVAALGLGTPAALAAPAAPAEAAAAKPPYETWIRDVTVVTGQLTTYLDGRLPGGGKKAVVFDIDNTTLETAYNFGVPTPAIPPVLKAAKRAREQGAAIFFVTNRPYVLGLPTEDNLKRVGYPVDGLYLRPWFNFDPTEKVKTEARISIEKLGYTIVANVGNNTWDLVGGHAERTFKLPDYDGALD; this is encoded by the coding sequence ATGCGGTTGCGGAGTGCCCTGGTCGGGGCGATCACGGTGGCGGCACTGGGGCTGGGCACGCCCGCGGCGCTGGCCGCGCCCGCCGCCCCCGCGGAGGCAGCGGCGGCCAAGCCCCCGTACGAGACCTGGATCCGCGATGTCACCGTGGTGACCGGCCAGCTCACCACCTACCTGGACGGCAGGCTGCCCGGCGGCGGCAAGAAGGCCGTGGTCTTCGACATCGACAACACCACGCTGGAGACCGCCTACAACTTCGGCGTGCCCACCCCGGCGATCCCGCCGGTGCTCAAGGCGGCCAAGCGGGCCAGGGAACAGGGCGCGGCGATCTTCTTCGTGACCAACCGCCCGTACGTGCTCGGCCTGCCCACCGAGGACAACCTCAAGCGGGTCGGCTACCCGGTGGACGGCCTCTACCTGCGTCCCTGGTTCAACTTCGACCCGACCGAGAAGGTCAAGACCGAGGCCAGGATCTCGATCGAGAAGCTCGGCTACACCATCGTGGCCAACGTCGGCAACAACACCTGGGACCTGGTCGGCGGCCACGCCGAGCGCACCTTCAAGCTGCCGGACTACGACGGCGCGCTGGACTGA
- a CDS encoding S8 family serine peptidase, translating to MTNPNTRRWRAPAAAVLAAALGTAAFGLAAPAAAAPQQPPQADKQLDKRDRELLAEAAREGKQRVTLLVAAGKGRTDKAVEELRSLGGEVETTEKSVDYVKVSVPREKAEQAAKLKSVDAIDIDAVIPVDDPRPQPNGAVQPLPQKAPDAKTPRVNPYLPTGDIGAAQFGQTLPFWDGRGTTVAILDSGVDLDHPALATTSTGERKIVDWYTANSPTSGDGTWVAMTKTGRTGKFTEGGREWTAPATGGPYSFGLFKETAQDLGAAGSEIGGDVNRDGDRADSWGVLQDVTTKEVRVDLNGDGDFTNDKSMIDYKVKQDVQHFGADKPATKDVVERMAFVVQTDRSIYDNGGTPYVNLGMASGSHGSHVAGIAAGNKLFGGNIAGGAPGAKLISIKACLSSPGCTSSGLIDGVLYAARNGADVINISIGGLPGLNDGNNARAALYNRTIAEYKMQIFISAGNSGAGANTVGDPSVATDAVSVGSSITAETWLSNYGSEAAAKEGLHPFSSRGPAEDGGFKPNIIAPGSAVSTTLLWQAPGPTAGTYTLPAGYSMFNGTSMASPQATGAAALLLSAYKATHGGQRPTPAQLRTAIYSSAKFLPNLGAYEQGAGKFDVWGAFFALQRGPATDTVRTEVEVDTSLEGQLAKPGFGVGIHDREGVTVGKAYTRTYTLTRTSGAAGDRRFSVDWVGNDGTFSSARSVQLPLNTPVKFEVKVNPKAAGAHSALLRLDNPATPGIDHQGLAAVFAAQDFTAAAGYKVTASGEIGRNQAKSVFVRVPQGASALKIDLNAGGPAGKGQVRFLRFDPTGVPKDVTSTTNCYNPDAGAGCSGGTPASRTITNPLPGVWEIIIEARRTSDVKLAPFSVSAEVLGTKITPNPDVIPTAAVGTPVQRQYTVTNSLAGFTGKLVGGTLSSARTDRPSIANGAVQQYDVTVPAGASSFTATIGSTADAAADLDLVVQNCTSGSCVDAGSSADGDSEESVTIANPAAGKWRVVVDGYSVPAGTTAYDYLDSFVSAALGGIAVTDTDATRAAGATWTAPASITVAGQPGEGRHLRGDLLVQTADKVTVGRGAVRIQAVTG from the coding sequence GTGACCAACCCGAACACCCGCCGCTGGCGTGCGCCTGCCGCGGCCGTACTGGCCGCAGCGCTGGGCACCGCCGCCTTCGGCCTGGCCGCACCGGCCGCCGCGGCGCCGCAGCAGCCGCCCCAGGCGGACAAGCAACTGGACAAGCGTGACCGTGAGCTGCTGGCCGAGGCCGCGCGCGAGGGCAAGCAGCGCGTGACCCTGCTGGTGGCCGCGGGCAAGGGCCGCACCGACAAGGCCGTCGAGGAGCTCCGCTCGCTCGGCGGCGAGGTGGAGACCACCGAGAAGTCGGTGGACTACGTCAAGGTGTCGGTGCCGAGGGAGAAGGCCGAGCAGGCCGCGAAGCTGAAGTCGGTGGACGCCATCGACATCGACGCGGTCATCCCGGTCGACGACCCGCGCCCGCAGCCCAACGGCGCCGTGCAGCCGTTGCCGCAGAAGGCCCCCGACGCCAAGACCCCCCGGGTCAACCCCTACCTGCCGACCGGTGACATCGGCGCCGCGCAGTTCGGGCAGACGCTGCCGTTCTGGGACGGCCGCGGCACCACCGTGGCGATCCTGGACTCCGGCGTCGACCTGGACCACCCGGCGCTGGCCACCACCAGCACCGGCGAGCGCAAGATCGTGGACTGGTACACCGCGAACTCGCCCACCTCCGGCGACGGCACCTGGGTCGCGATGACCAAGACCGGCCGCACCGGCAAGTTCACCGAGGGCGGCCGCGAGTGGACCGCGCCGGCCACCGGTGGCCCGTACTCCTTCGGCCTGTTCAAGGAGACCGCGCAGGACCTGGGCGCGGCGGGCAGCGAGATCGGCGGCGACGTCAACCGGGACGGCGACCGCGCCGACTCCTGGGGCGTGCTGCAGGACGTCACCACCAAGGAGGTCCGGGTCGACCTCAACGGCGACGGTGACTTCACCAACGACAAGTCGATGATCGACTACAAGGTCAAGCAGGACGTCCAGCACTTCGGCGCGGACAAGCCGGCCACCAAGGACGTGGTCGAGCGGATGGCCTTCGTGGTGCAGACCGACCGCTCCATCTACGACAACGGCGGCACCCCGTACGTCAACCTGGGCATGGCCTCGGGCTCGCACGGTTCGCACGTGGCCGGTATCGCGGCCGGTAACAAGCTCTTCGGCGGCAACATCGCCGGTGGCGCGCCGGGCGCGAAGCTGATCTCGATCAAGGCCTGCCTGTCCAGCCCCGGCTGCACCTCCAGCGGGCTGATCGACGGCGTGCTCTACGCCGCGCGCAACGGCGCGGACGTCATCAACATCTCCATCGGCGGGCTGCCCGGTCTCAACGACGGCAACAACGCCCGTGCCGCGCTCTACAACCGCACCATCGCCGAGTACAAGATGCAGATCTTCATCTCGGCCGGCAACAGCGGCGCCGGCGCGAACACCGTCGGCGACCCCTCGGTGGCCACCGACGCGGTGAGCGTGGGCTCCTCGATCACCGCCGAGACCTGGCTGAGCAACTACGGCTCGGAGGCCGCGGCCAAGGAGGGCCTGCACCCGTTCTCCTCGCGCGGTCCGGCCGAGGACGGCGGCTTCAAGCCGAACATCATCGCCCCGGGCTCGGCGGTCTCCACCACGCTGCTCTGGCAGGCGCCCGGCCCGACCGCGGGCACCTACACCCTGCCCGCCGGGTACTCGATGTTCAACGGCACCTCGATGGCCTCCCCGCAGGCCACCGGCGCGGCCGCGCTGCTGCTCAGCGCGTACAAGGCCACCCACGGCGGCCAGCGCCCCACCCCGGCCCAGCTGCGCACCGCGATCTACTCCAGCGCCAAGTTCCTGCCGAACCTGGGCGCCTACGAGCAGGGCGCGGGCAAGTTCGACGTGTGGGGCGCGTTCTTCGCCCTGCAGCGCGGCCCGGCCACCGACACGGTGCGCACCGAGGTCGAGGTGGACACCTCGCTGGAGGGCCAGCTGGCCAAGCCCGGTTTCGGCGTCGGCATCCACGACCGCGAGGGCGTGACCGTCGGCAAGGCCTACACCAGGACCTACACCCTGACCCGGACCTCCGGCGCGGCGGGCGACCGCCGGTTCTCGGTGGACTGGGTGGGCAACGACGGCACCTTCTCCTCGGCCCGCTCGGTGCAGCTGCCGCTGAACACGCCGGTGAAGTTCGAGGTCAAGGTCAACCCGAAGGCCGCGGGCGCGCACTCGGCGCTGCTGCGGCTGGACAACCCGGCCACGCCGGGCATCGACCACCAGGGCCTGGCCGCGGTCTTCGCCGCCCAGGACTTCACCGCGGCCGCTGGCTACAAGGTGACCGCCTCCGGTGAGATCGGCCGCAACCAGGCCAAGTCGGTGTTCGTCCGGGTGCCGCAGGGCGCCAGCGCGCTCAAGATCGACCTGAACGCCGGTGGCCCGGCAGGCAAGGGCCAGGTGCGCTTCCTGCGCTTCGACCCGACCGGGGTGCCGAAGGACGTCACCTCGACCACCAACTGCTACAACCCGGACGCGGGCGCGGGCTGCTCTGGCGGCACGCCGGCCAGCCGCACCATCACCAACCCGCTGCCGGGCGTGTGGGAGATCATCATCGAGGCCCGCCGGACCTCGGATGTGAAGCTCGCGCCGTTCTCGGTCAGCGCCGAGGTGCTGGGCACCAAGATCACCCCGAACCCGGACGTGATCCCGACCGCGGCGGTGGGCACGCCGGTGCAGCGCCAGTACACGGTGACCAACTCGCTGGCCGGGTTCACCGGCAAGCTGGTCGGCGGCACCCTGTCCAGCGCCAGGACCGACCGGCCGAGCATCGCCAACGGGGCCGTGCAGCAGTACGACGTCACCGTGCCCGCCGGTGCGAGCAGCTTCACCGCGACCATCGGCAGCACCGCCGACGCCGCGGCCGACCTGGACCTGGTGGTGCAGAACTGCACCAGCGGCAGCTGCGTGGACGCCGGTTCCAGCGCGGACGGCGACTCCGAGGAGTCGGTGACCATCGCCAACCCGGCCGCCGGCAAGTGGCGCGTGGTGGTCGACGGCTACTCGGTGCCCGCGGGCACCACCGCCTACGACTACCTGGACTCCTTCGTCTCGGCGGCGCTGGGCGGCATCGCGGTGACCGACACCGACGCCACCCGCGCCGCGGGGGCCACCTGGACCGCGCCGGCGAGCATCACCGTCGCCGGGCAGCCGGGGGAGGGCAGGCACCTGCGGGGCGACCTGCTGGTGCAGACCGCGGACAAGGTGACCGTCGGCCGTGGCGCCGTGCGGATCCAGGCCGTGACCGGCTGA
- a CDS encoding glycoside hydrolase family 97 protein, producing the protein MRRRTPRQRGGRIALVCVLATSAVALSLPAVGSASTPTNWQLTAPGPRAVPGAAASPSAEVDLGPDGRLKLTVRRGGTTLLEPSALGVETAYADFTSGLRFSGISQRAIQEKYTTSVGKRREHSTEAAETTLRFTKDGHRIDLVVRVAADGVAYRYVLSGPKWVTVVGEASEFAVPATAHSVLLPFDNGRGDYESAHKHGTVAQAEAAEYGYPALFRVEDSWLLLAESDVDGRYGGSRVRLDPAEKKFKLVLPDPAEVSTGPLATPWRTMVIGDLATVTESDLITDLAPPSKIADTSWIKPGVAAWSWWALGTGDLALQKRYVDYASKQGWEYNLVDSGWADSWIPELVAYSKARNVDTWLWVRWQTIDTPSELERLFKRYQDWGVVGLKIDFVESDGQDRMRWYDLVFAAAAKYKLMLNFHGAPIPRGTERTWPHVMTVEAVKGAEGTKPRPGREPFPIEHYLTLPFTRNLTGSMDFTPVTFSGVRPNSDAGELALSVLYESGVQHFADSPESYAKQPLAEELLRAVPAVWDETKLLAGDPGKHAVIARRGGAEWYVGAALAGEGRNLDAALSFLPAGEWTADIYADGPEGKIVRTSQRVHRDSTLSVPVAKNGGYTVRLRPNG; encoded by the coding sequence ATGAGACGACGAACGCCGCGGCAGCGCGGCGGCCGGATCGCGCTGGTCTGTGTGCTGGCCACGAGCGCGGTCGCGCTCAGCCTGCCAGCGGTCGGCAGCGCGAGCACTCCGACGAACTGGCAGCTCACCGCCCCTGGCCCGCGCGCGGTGCCGGGTGCGGCCGCGAGTCCTTCGGCCGAGGTGGACCTGGGTCCGGACGGGCGGCTGAAGCTGACCGTGCGCCGGGGCGGGACCACCCTGCTGGAGCCCTCCGCGCTGGGCGTGGAGACCGCGTACGCCGATTTCACCAGCGGCCTGCGGTTCAGCGGGATCAGCCAGCGCGCGATCCAGGAGAAGTACACCACCAGCGTGGGCAAGCGCCGCGAGCACAGCACCGAGGCGGCCGAGACCACCCTGCGCTTCACCAAGGACGGCCACCGGATCGACCTGGTGGTCCGGGTCGCCGCGGACGGCGTGGCCTACCGCTACGTGCTCTCCGGGCCGAAGTGGGTGACCGTGGTCGGCGAGGCGTCCGAGTTCGCCGTCCCGGCCACCGCGCACTCGGTGCTGCTGCCCTTCGACAACGGGCGCGGGGACTACGAGTCGGCGCACAAGCACGGCACGGTGGCCCAGGCCGAGGCCGCCGAGTACGGCTATCCCGCGCTGTTCCGGGTCGAGGACAGCTGGCTGCTGCTGGCTGAGTCCGATGTGGACGGTCGCTACGGCGGCTCCCGGGTGCGGCTGGACCCGGCGGAGAAGAAGTTCAAGCTGGTGCTGCCGGACCCGGCGGAGGTGAGCACCGGCCCGCTGGCCACGCCCTGGCGCACCATGGTCATCGGCGACCTGGCCACGGTGACCGAGAGCGACCTGATCACCGACCTGGCCCCGCCGTCCAAGATCGCGGACACCTCGTGGATCAAGCCGGGGGTCGCGGCCTGGTCCTGGTGGGCGCTGGGGACAGGGGATCTGGCCCTGCAGAAGCGTTACGTGGACTACGCGAGCAAGCAGGGCTGGGAGTACAACCTGGTCGACTCGGGCTGGGCGGACTCCTGGATCCCTGAGCTGGTCGCCTACTCCAAGGCGCGCAACGTGGACACCTGGCTGTGGGTGCGCTGGCAGACCATCGACACCCCCAGCGAGCTGGAACGGCTGTTCAAGCGGTACCAGGACTGGGGCGTGGTCGGCCTGAAGATCGACTTCGTGGAGTCCGACGGCCAGGACCGGATGCGCTGGTACGACCTGGTGTTCGCGGCCGCGGCCAAGTACAAGCTGATGCTCAACTTCCACGGCGCGCCGATCCCGCGCGGCACCGAGCGCACCTGGCCGCACGTGATGACGGTGGAGGCGGTCAAGGGCGCGGAGGGCACCAAGCCGAGGCCGGGCCGGGAGCCGTTCCCGATCGAGCACTACCTGACCCTGCCGTTCACCAGGAACCTGACCGGCTCGATGGACTTCACCCCGGTGACCTTCAGCGGGGTGCGGCCCAACTCCGACGCCGGTGAGCTGGCGCTGTCGGTGCTCTACGAGTCCGGGGTGCAGCACTTCGCGGACAGCCCGGAGAGCTACGCCAAGCAGCCACTGGCCGAGGAGCTGCTGCGCGCGGTGCCCGCGGTCTGGGACGAGACCAAGCTGCTGGCCGGCGATCCCGGCAAGCACGCGGTGATCGCCCGGCGCGGCGGCGCGGAGTGGTACGTGGGCGCGGCGCTGGCGGGGGAGGGGCGCAACCTCGATGCCGCGCTGTCCTTCCTGCCCGCGGGTGAGTGGACCGCGGACATCTACGCCGACGGTCCCGAGGGCAAGATCGTCCGCACCAGCCAGCGGGTGCACCGGGACAGCACGCTGTCGGTGCCGGTGGCCAAGAACGGCGGCTACACCGTCCGCCTGCGGCCGAATGGCTGA
- a CDS encoding DUF397 domain-containing protein, whose protein sequence is MLSSGLSYATWRTSSRSSGNGGQCVEVAIVPDVVGVRDSKNARGPALVFTPGAWGTFQSTLRAGSFDLV, encoded by the coding sequence ATGTTGTCCTCCGGCCTTTCCTACGCCACCTGGCGCACGTCCAGCCGCAGCAGCGGCAACGGCGGCCAGTGCGTGGAGGTCGCCATCGTTCCGGACGTCGTCGGCGTCCGGGACTCCAAGAACGCCAGAGGTCCCGCCCTGGTGTTCACTCCGGGCGCGTGGGGCACGTTCCAGTCCACGCTGCGGGCGGGGTCCTTCGACCTGGTCTAG